One segment of Pseudomonas pohangensis DNA contains the following:
- a CDS encoding vWA domain-containing protein, with product MLLNLFNEMRAAKVPVSVRELLDLINALKQRVIFADMDEFYYLARTVLVKDERHFDKFDRAFGAYFNGLQNLNEHIEALIPEEWLRKEFERLLTDEERAQIQSLGGLDKLIEEFKKRLEEQKERHEGGNKWIGTGGTSPFGSGGFNPEGIRVGDAGKRQGRAAKVWDQREYKNLDDSVELGTRNIKVALRRLRKFIREGAAEEFDLGGTIDHTARDAGLLNIQMRPERHNKVKLLVLFDIGGSMDAHVKVCEELFSACKTEFKHLEYYYFHNFIYESVWKNNLRRSSERFATHDLLHKYTSDYKVIFIGDAAMAPYEITQAGGSVEHWNEEAGYLWMKRFKEQFKKLIWINPYPKDSWGYTASTGLVRELVEEQMYPLTLQGLEEGMRYLSK from the coding sequence ATGCTGCTCAACCTGTTCAATGAAATGCGCGCGGCCAAGGTGCCGGTGTCGGTGCGTGAACTGCTCGATCTGATCAATGCGCTGAAACAGCGGGTGATCTTCGCCGACATGGACGAGTTCTACTATCTGGCGCGTACCGTGCTGGTCAAGGACGAACGGCATTTCGACAAGTTCGACCGCGCCTTCGGTGCCTACTTCAACGGCCTGCAGAATCTCAACGAACATATCGAAGCGCTGATCCCGGAAGAATGGCTGCGCAAGGAGTTCGAGCGCCTGCTGACCGATGAGGAACGCGCGCAGATCCAGTCCCTCGGCGGCCTCGACAAGCTGATCGAGGAATTCAAGAAGCGCCTGGAAGAACAGAAAGAACGCCACGAAGGCGGCAACAAGTGGATCGGCACCGGTGGTACCAGTCCGTTTGGTTCCGGCGGTTTCAACCCGGAAGGCATCCGCGTCGGCGATGCCGGCAAGCGCCAGGGCCGTGCGGCCAAGGTCTGGGACCAGCGCGAATACAAGAATCTGGACGACTCCGTCGAGCTGGGCACGCGCAACATCAAGGTGGCCCTGCGTCGCCTGCGCAAGTTCATCCGCGAAGGTGCGGCGGAAGAGTTCGATCTCGGCGGCACCATCGATCACACCGCCCGCGATGCCGGCCTGCTGAATATCCAGATGCGTCCCGAGCGCCACAACAAGGTCAAGCTGCTGGTGCTGTTCGATATCGGCGGCTCGATGGACGCCCATGTCAAAGTCTGCGAGGAACTGTTCTCCGCCTGCAAGACCGAGTTCAAGCATCTGGAGTACTACTACTTCCACAACTTCATCTACGAATCGGTGTGGAAGAACAATCTGCGCCGCAGCTCCGAGCGATTCGCTACCCACGATCTGCTGCACAAATACACCTCGGACTACAAGGTGATCTTCATCGGCGATGCGGCCATGGCGCCCTACGAGATCACCCAGGCCGGCGGCAGCGTCGAACACTGGAACGAGGAAGCCGGTTACCTGTGGATGAAGCGCTTCAAGGAGCAGTTCAAGAAGCTCATCTGGATCAACCCCTATCCCAAGGACTCCTGGGGCTACACCGCCTCAACCGGTCTGGTGCGCGAACTGGTCGAAGAGCAGATGTACCCGCTGACCTTGCAGGGCCTGGAAGAAGGCATGCGCTACCTGTCCAAGTAG
- a CDS encoding AAA family ATPase: protein MKFEGTQSYVATDDLKLAVNAAITLERPLLVKGEPGTGKTMLAEQLADSFGARLITWHIKSTTKAHQGLYEYDAVSRLRDSQLDSDKVHDVRNYIKKGKLWEAFESDERVVLLIDEIDKADIEFPNDLLQELDKMEFYVYETDETIKAKKRPIIIITSNNEKELPDAFLRRCFFHYIAFPDRKTLQTIVDVHYPNIKADLVSEALDVFFDVRKVPGLKKKPSTSELVDWLKLLMADDIGEAVLRERDPTKAIPPLAGALVKNEQDVMLLERLAFMSRRANR from the coding sequence ATGAAATTCGAAGGTACCCAGTCTTACGTCGCCACCGACGATCTCAAACTGGCCGTCAACGCCGCCATTACCCTGGAGCGTCCGCTGCTGGTCAAGGGTGAGCCCGGTACCGGCAAGACCATGCTCGCCGAGCAACTGGCCGACTCCTTTGGTGCCCGGCTGATCACCTGGCACATCAAATCGACCACCAAGGCGCATCAGGGCCTGTACGAATACGATGCAGTGAGCCGCCTGCGTGACTCGCAGCTGGACTCGGACAAGGTTCACGATGTGCGCAACTACATCAAGAAGGGCAAGCTGTGGGAGGCGTTCGAGTCTGACGAGCGCGTGGTGCTGCTGATCGACGAGATCGACAAGGCCGACATTGAGTTCCCCAACGACCTGCTGCAGGAACTCGACAAGATGGAGTTCTACGTTTACGAGACCGACGAGACGATCAAGGCCAAGAAACGCCCGATCATCATCATCACCTCGAACAACGAGAAGGAACTGCCGGACGCCTTCCTGCGCCGCTGCTTCTTCCATTACATCGCTTTCCCGGACCGCAAAACCCTGCAGACCATCGTCGATGTGCACTACCCCAACATCAAGGCCGATCTGGTCAGCGAAGCGCTGGATGTGTTCTTCGATGTACGCAAGGTGCCGGGCCTGAAGAAGAAGCCTTCCACCAGTGAACTGGTTGACTGGCTGAAGCTGCTGATGGCCGATGATATCGGCGAGGCGGTGCTGCGTGAACGCGATCCGACCAAGGCCATCCCGCCACTGGCAGGCGCCCTGGTGAAAAACGAGCAGGATGTCATGTTGCTCGAGCGTCTGGCGTTCATGAGCCGCCGCGCCAACCGCTAG
- the cysK gene encoding cysteine synthase A produces the protein MSRIFADNAQSIGNTPLIRINRLGPAGVTILAKIEGRNPGYSVKCRIGASMIWDAEQRGVLKPGMTIVEPTSGNTGIGLAYVAAAKGYKLVLTMPASMSLERRKVLKALGAELVLTEPPKGMKGAIEKAAEIAASEPGKYFMPQQFDNPANPAIHEKTTGPEIWNDTDGVVDVLVAGVGTGGTITGVSRYIKNVLGKPLISVAVEPVSSPVISQTLTGVEVKPSPHKIQGIGAGFVPNNLDLSMVDRVEQVTDEESKAVALNLMQKEGILCGISCGAAMAAALKIAAEPEMQGKTIVVILPDSGERYLSSMLFSDMFSEQELQQ, from the coding sequence ATGAGCCGTATCTTTGCTGACAATGCCCAGTCGATTGGCAACACGCCACTGATCCGTATCAACCGCCTGGGGCCAGCCGGGGTGACCATTCTGGCCAAGATTGAAGGGCGCAACCCGGGGTATTCGGTGAAGTGCCGGATCGGCGCCAGCATGATCTGGGATGCCGAGCAGCGTGGCGTGCTCAAGCCGGGCATGACCATTGTCGAGCCGACTTCCGGCAATACCGGTATCGGCCTGGCCTATGTGGCTGCGGCCAAAGGCTACAAACTGGTATTGACCATGCCCGCCTCGATGAGTCTGGAAAGGCGCAAGGTGCTCAAGGCCCTCGGTGCCGAACTGGTACTGACCGAGCCGCCCAAGGGCATGAAAGGGGCGATCGAGAAAGCCGCCGAGATTGCCGCCTCCGAGCCTGGCAAGTACTTCATGCCGCAGCAATTCGACAATCCGGCCAACCCGGCGATCCATGAAAAAACCACCGGGCCGGAAATCTGGAACGATACCGATGGTGTTGTCGATGTGCTGGTTGCCGGCGTCGGTACCGGCGGCACCATTACCGGGGTTTCCCGCTACATCAAGAATGTTCTGGGCAAACCACTGATTTCGGTGGCCGTGGAGCCGGTCAGCTCGCCGGTGATCAGCCAGACCCTGACCGGTGTCGAGGTCAAGCCCAGCCCGCACAAGATCCAGGGTATCGGCGCGGGTTTTGTGCCGAACAATCTTGATCTGTCGATGGTCGACCGGGTCGAGCAGGTTACTGACGAGGAGTCCAAGGCAGTCGCCCTGAACCTGATGCAGAAGGAGGGCATTCTCTGCGGTATTTCCTGCGGGGCGGCCATGGCGGCGGCGCTGAAGATTGCTGCCGAGCCTGAAATGCAGGGCAAGACCATTGTGGTGATTCTGCCGGACTCGGGAGAGCGCTATCTGTCGAGCATGCTGTTCAGCGACATGTTCAGCGAGCAGGAATTGCAGCAGTGA
- a CDS encoding tetratricopeptide repeat protein, which translates to MKAGCAFALMLVCGFAQANATDDYLAGLKALEQGRREDGLYLLEQAAVAGSVAAQLKFGELTPGQPGERWLRAAVRKGSLPAAEALAQRYYDDRSYRRAAQCWLAAAKRGSSSAQAHLGALQVVGLGLPRDRLQAFAWMNLAASAGDPEVIALRDNLASQLDAVQLAQGEALSRELPQKQDYLPGEPPCGE; encoded by the coding sequence GTGAAGGCAGGCTGTGCATTTGCACTGATGCTGGTATGCGGTTTCGCCCAAGCCAACGCCACTGATGATTACCTGGCCGGCCTCAAGGCGCTGGAGCAGGGTCGTCGCGAAGACGGCCTGTACCTGCTGGAACAGGCTGCAGTGGCCGGCTCCGTGGCGGCGCAGCTGAAATTTGGCGAGTTGACCCCGGGCCAGCCCGGCGAGCGCTGGCTGCGCGCAGCGGTACGCAAGGGTTCGCTGCCGGCGGCCGAGGCACTGGCACAGCGCTATTACGATGACCGCAGTTACCGGCGCGCGGCGCAGTGCTGGCTGGCTGCGGCCAAACGCGGCAGCAGTTCGGCGCAGGCCCATCTGGGTGCTTTGCAGGTGGTCGGCCTGGGTCTGCCCAGAGATCGCCTGCAGGCATTTGCCTGGATGAATCTGGCGGCTAGCGCCGGTGACCCTGAAGTGATTGCCCTGCGCGACAATCTCGCTTCGCAGCTGGATGCAGTGCAGCTTGCGCAGGGCGAAGCACTGTCACGGGAGTTGCCGCAGAAGCAGGATTACCTGCCGGGTGAGCCACCCTGCGGGGAGTGA